One Ahaetulla prasina isolate Xishuangbanna chromosome 17, ASM2864084v1, whole genome shotgun sequence genomic window carries:
- the LOC131186572 gene encoding phospholipase A and acyltransferase 2-like isoform X1 — protein sequence MTNKASWTGEVDLELGDLIEIFRRGYQHWAVYVGLGNVVHLAPPSEYAGAGAASFKSLWADAAMVKKEQLSNVVGTDRYRVSNKHDSRYTVRTADQIISLANDLEGKIVEYKITSQNCEHFSNCLRYDVSRSDQVRYVTRLGMAAALLLLLA from the exons ATGACCAACAAAGCATCTTGGACAGGCGAG GTGGACCTGGAGCTTGGGGACTTGATTGAGATCTTCCGGAGGGGATACCAACACTGGGCAGTCTACGTGGGTTTGGGCAACGTTGTCCATCTGGCTCCACCAA GTGAATATGCAGGAGCTGGCGCTGCCAGCTTCAAGTCGCTCTGGGCCGACGCAGCAATGGTGAAGAAGGAACAGCTGTCCAACGTGGTAGGGACAGATCGTTACCGTGTGAGCAACAAGCATGACTCCAGATACACCGTCCGGACCGCAGATCAGATTATCTCTCTCGCAAACGATCTGGAGGGCAAAATAGTGGAATATAAAATCACCAGCCAGAACTGTGAGCATTTTTCCAACTGCCTGCGCTACGATGTGTCTCGGAGTGACCAA GTCCGGTATGTGACCCGGTTAGGAATGGCAGCAGCTTTGCTCCTGCTGCTCGCTTGA
- the LOC131186572 gene encoding phospholipase A and acyltransferase 3-like isoform X2 — translation MTNKASWTGEVDLELGDLIEIFRRGYQHWAVYVGLGNVVHLAPPSEYAGAGAASFKSLWADAAMVKKEQLSNVVGTDRYRVSNKHDSRYTVRTADQIISLANDLEGKIVEYKITSQNCPVCDPVRNGSSFAPAARLKI, via the exons ATGACCAACAAAGCATCTTGGACAGGCGAG GTGGACCTGGAGCTTGGGGACTTGATTGAGATCTTCCGGAGGGGATACCAACACTGGGCAGTCTACGTGGGTTTGGGCAACGTTGTCCATCTGGCTCCACCAA GTGAATATGCAGGAGCTGGCGCTGCCAGCTTCAAGTCGCTCTGGGCCGACGCAGCAATGGTGAAGAAGGAACAGCTGTCCAACGTGGTAGGGACAGATCGTTACCGTGTGAGCAACAAGCATGACTCCAGATACACCGTCCGGACCGCAGATCAGATTATCTCTCTCGCAAACGATCTGGAGGGCAAAATAGTGGAATATAAAATCACCAGCCAGAACT GTCCGGTATGTGACCCGGTTAGGAATGGCAGCAGCTTTGCTCCTGCTGCTCGCTTGAAGATCTAG